The DNA window CTCCCCCTTGGGCCTCTACATCCGAGGACCGACGACTATCGGTCTCGGTGGCGGTCGAGCGACCACGACCAACTATCCATGTCACAGACTGATCGAAATGCAACTCCCTCCGAGACGGTATACAGGGAGTACATACTGGGAGTCCGAATCGTCACGATACCGACCGAGGATGGGAGCGCCCGCTACCGATTCGAAGCGCCGAACCACGAAGGAGTTCGGTTCGAGGACCCCGAGTTGGCGGAACTGTACGCGGACGTGTACTTCGACGTGAACGGGTTCGAGGAGGCGGGAACGGGCGAACGTGGCGTCCCGCCGGAGATAATCCAGGCGGGTCGGGATACGCTGTCCGCGTACTTCCTCACCCAACCGTACACCGACCTCAACTGGGTCGCCTCGTTCTACGGCAAAACGCCTCCGGAGATAGAACGGTACGTTTCGACGGTTCGGAAGCGGGCCGAAGAGATACGCACCGGCGCGGAAGAGATGGGGATGGAGTAGGGGAACTCGCTCGTCTCTCGGAGAACGTTCTGTTTTCGGTTAGGGATGGAGTGAATAGCTCCGTGGGAGGCCCCCATCACCACCCACATTACACCGGAGTTCCATACGATATCAAACCAGTTCGAGAACTATAGAGCGAGGGAGAGCGGGAGACTCGGCCGAACGCTCGCCGAGTTCCGTGAAAGCACCACGTTCTCGTCGGATGACGGACGTATGTTTAAAACTTCGAACAATGTCGGAGAAACGCGTACATAGACGTCGTATCGGACCAATATACCACATACATATATTATAAATTTACATATTATCTTACTGTAAATCGACGCTCGCATGGTCGAGTTCACCCGACGCAAACTGATGGCCACATCGGTCGCTGCGACACTGGGCGCGAGCGTTTCGTCGAACGTTATCGGAATCGAGAGCACCGAACCCCCGGAGGACGACGACACTCCGAGTGCACCGTACGTAAAGGGCAGCCTCAAGCGCTTTTCGTCCACCGCGTTCGGCGCGGAGGTCACCGGACCGTTCGTCTTCGAGGACGGAACGCCGCTGTACAGCCTTCAACATCCGAGCCGCGACAACCCCGCGCCGTACAACAGGTCCGGCATCGGCTATTTCGAGGGGTTCCGGTTTTCGATGGACGGACGCAACGACGACTTCTCCGGGCTTTCGACGCCGCAAACGAACGAGGAGAAAGGGATGGTTCGAAGCGCGAGCGGCGAATTCACGTTCCTCGCACGGGAGGAAGACCGCATCAACGGGAACACCGAACGTCTCGGCGTTACCCAAACGCCGGACGGCTGGAACATCACGCCGGACAACTTCGCCGGGACGCAGTACGGTGACCCCGCATCCAATCCCGACTGTAATCAGTTCATTCCGACCGACGAGGAGGGTACCGAAGGGTTCCTGTTCACCAACTGGGAAAACAGCCCCGGAAACGTGTCCCGAATACCCATCAGTCAGGACGAAGACGGCGGCTGGACCGCCGACCTGGAGAACGCCATCAACCTCGCAAACACGGAACCGATGCGCGAACTCGGTGGGACGCGAATCAACTGCTACGGCGACCGCAGTCCGTGGAACACGATGATTTCGGCGGAGGAGAACTACGCGCAACCCCGCGTTTCGCTGACCGCGACGGTGGGCGACATCGTGGAGAAGGGAAGCGGGAAGAACCTCATCGGCGGCTGTCAGTTCTGGAACCGACCGAATCCGAGCGGAATTCAGGAGGCCATCGACGAGTACTACGGCGACGAGTCGTGGGGCGTCCAAGGCTACTGGGCGCTCACGGGCCTCGAATTCCTCGCGTACTACCTCGGTGCCGAACGCATCGACCAGACTGCCTCACCGGTCGACCAGTCCGCGGAGGACGAGCGGAACACGATGAACCCCATCGGTGACGTGTACCCGAACCCGTACCGCTACGGCTATTTCGTCGATTTCCGCGAACCGACGGCGGAGACGCCGGAACCCATCAAATACTACGTGATGGGCCGAGCGTCGTGGGAATCTCCAGACATACAGAGCGACAAACGAACCGTGTACGGTTGTTCCGACGGCGACAGCAAGGGTATCTACAAGTTCGTCGCCGACGAGGAGATCGACGGCTACTGCGACCCGATGAACGTCACCGGAACCCTGTACGCACCGAAGGTGACCAACGCGGACGCGGCGAAGAAGAACCCGCCCGCCGACGTGAACCTCGAATTCGAGTGGTTGGAACTAGGCCACGCCGCGAACTACGAGGTCGAGAAATGGATCGCCGAGTACGACGACGTTACACAGGTCGATTACCTCGACACCCACGCCGACACCGACTGGGAAGACGACCTCGACACGGCGCTCGAAGAGGCCGATACGGAAGTCGTCGAAAACGGCAACCGGAACTACATCACGAACGAGGAGATCGTCGAGTGGGCCGAGCAGTACGAGAACGAAGGGCCGAACGGCGTGGACGAGGAACTCCGGAAGGTTCCCTTCCTCGAAACCCGTGCGGCGGCCAAGGAAGTCGGCGCGACCATCGAGTTCAACAAGGCCGAAGGCGTCGATAGCGTCGACGGTGCGCAACCCGGCGACTACATTTACTTCGCCATCTCGGCGCTCAACGATGCGCTCGCCGACACGCTCGGCGACGTTCGACTCGACCGCGTGGACGGCGGCGTCGTCTACCGCGCCGAACTCGAAGACGATTACAACGTTTCGACCCTCGAACCCGTCATCGTCGGCCCCGACGCGAGCGACCCGGCGGACATCGCGGACGACGCCCTCATCAACGTCGACAACATCTACGTGATGGACGACGGTCGCGTCCTCTGCTGTGAGGACGCCGATAAGTTCGGTCGGTCCTACAGCAACGACTGTCTGTACGTCTACGAACCCGATAAGTAAGGGAAACAGCGATTCGGCGGGTTTTCGATGGGGTTCGTCCCCTTACCCCATCAACCGGCCGTACTCGACCTTCATACAGCGGTCTTGAACGACTCGTTTTCCGGCGTCCTCCGCGCGTTTCGCCGCGTCGTCGTCGCGGATGCCCAACTGCATCCAGACGGTATCCACGTCGTCCCGTTCGAGAGCGGCATCGACGATTTCGGGAACCTCCTCGCTCGGCCGGAACACGTCCACGATGTCTATCTCCTCGTCCACATCGGCGAGGGAATCGGCCGCTTCCCGTCCGAAGATTTCGTCCGCGAAGGGGTTGACCGGGATGACCTCGTAGCCGTGGTCGCGGAGGTATTTCGGAATCTCGTGGGCGTCCTTTCCGGGCGTCGAAGAGCAGCCGACGACCGCCACCGTGTCGAGTTCGAGGATGTCCCGCAGTTCGTCGTCTCCTTCGATTGGCATGGGAGAACTGAGACGACCAGCGCGCAAAAGCGTTGGCTCTTTCGCCGGACTGCGAGCTACACTCGCCGCCACTCGGTCGTCGGACCGACGCCCTTCAACCGGATTTCCGACCCGTCGTCCCCGTCTTCCCGAACTTCGATTTCGCCGTCGAACAACTGCCGGAGCGTGCTCATCGTCTGCGCGTCGTGCGCCGAGGAATCGATGACGAACAGTCCGAGGGCCTCCGCGCTCTGGACGCGACCGGTGAAGACGTGGAGGAACCGGAACACGGTTTGGAGATTCGAGTACATGAGGAGC is part of the Haladaptatus paucihalophilus DX253 genome and encodes:
- a CDS encoding alkaline phosphatase PhoX, which produces MVEFTRRKLMATSVAATLGASVSSNVIGIESTEPPEDDDTPSAPYVKGSLKRFSSTAFGAEVTGPFVFEDGTPLYSLQHPSRDNPAPYNRSGIGYFEGFRFSMDGRNDDFSGLSTPQTNEEKGMVRSASGEFTFLAREEDRINGNTERLGVTQTPDGWNITPDNFAGTQYGDPASNPDCNQFIPTDEEGTEGFLFTNWENSPGNVSRIPISQDEDGGWTADLENAINLANTEPMRELGGTRINCYGDRSPWNTMISAEENYAQPRVSLTATVGDIVEKGSGKNLIGGCQFWNRPNPSGIQEAIDEYYGDESWGVQGYWALTGLEFLAYYLGAERIDQTASPVDQSAEDERNTMNPIGDVYPNPYRYGYFVDFREPTAETPEPIKYYVMGRASWESPDIQSDKRTVYGCSDGDSKGIYKFVADEEIDGYCDPMNVTGTLYAPKVTNADAAKKNPPADVNLEFEWLELGHAANYEVEKWIAEYDDVTQVDYLDTHADTDWEDDLDTALEEADTEVVENGNRNYITNEEIVEWAEQYENEGPNGVDEELRKVPFLETRAAAKEVGATIEFNKAEGVDSVDGAQPGDYIYFAISALNDALADTLGDVRLDRVDGGVVYRAELEDDYNVSTLEPVIVGPDASDPADIADDALINVDNIYVMDDGRVLCCEDADKFGRSYSNDCLYVYEPDK
- a CDS encoding CoA-binding protein produces the protein MPIEGDDELRDILELDTVAVVGCSSTPGKDAHEIPKYLRDHGYEVIPVNPFADEIFGREAADSLADVDEEIDIVDVFRPSEEVPEIVDAALERDDVDTVWMQLGIRDDDAAKRAEDAGKRVVQDRCMKVEYGRLMG